One Gordonia sp. SID5947 genomic region harbors:
- a CDS encoding NADH:flavin oxidoreductase/NADH oxidase, which yields MTTVPALFRPLTIRDLEIPNRIWLAPMCQYSCFAGDGVPTDWHLVHLGARATGGFGLILTEAAAVAPEGRISAQDAGLWDDVQAGAWQRITDFVHTQGSAIGVQLAHAGRKASVYSPFADQSGSLPATDGGWTTVGPSPIAFDGFVPPAALSTDQIAEVVDAFAAAARRADAAGFDVVEIHAAHGYLLHQFLSPLSNERADAYGGDFDNRVRIVLEVVEAVRKVWPHSKPLFVRISATDWTEGGWDTADSGRLARLLGDRGVDLIDVSTGGNVHADIPVEPGYQVDFARSVHRDSGIATAAVGLITQPDQAEKIAGDDDISAVLLARAALREPAWPLRAAHELGVARQDAPYPDQYTRGAWR from the coding sequence GTGACCACCGTCCCCGCTCTGTTCCGACCGCTGACCATTCGTGATCTCGAGATCCCCAACCGCATCTGGCTTGCCCCGATGTGTCAGTACAGTTGCTTCGCCGGTGACGGTGTACCCACCGACTGGCATCTCGTACACCTCGGTGCCCGGGCAACGGGTGGCTTCGGACTCATACTCACCGAAGCTGCCGCCGTGGCCCCGGAGGGCCGGATCAGTGCCCAGGACGCGGGACTCTGGGACGATGTGCAGGCCGGCGCATGGCAGCGCATCACCGACTTCGTACACACCCAGGGCTCCGCGATCGGTGTGCAACTCGCGCATGCCGGCCGCAAGGCGTCCGTGTATTCGCCGTTCGCCGATCAGTCCGGCAGCCTGCCCGCGACGGATGGCGGATGGACCACGGTCGGCCCCTCACCGATCGCCTTCGACGGGTTCGTCCCACCTGCCGCACTGAGCACCGACCAGATCGCCGAGGTGGTCGACGCGTTCGCCGCCGCCGCGCGCAGGGCCGACGCGGCCGGCTTCGACGTCGTCGAGATCCATGCGGCGCATGGGTATCTGCTCCATCAGTTTCTCTCGCCCCTGTCGAACGAGCGTGCGGACGCCTACGGCGGTGATTTCGACAACCGGGTCCGGATCGTGCTCGAGGTCGTTGAAGCGGTCCGGAAGGTATGGCCCCACAGCAAGCCGCTGTTCGTCCGCATCTCCGCCACCGACTGGACCGAGGGCGGGTGGGACACCGCCGACAGCGGACGACTCGCCCGCCTGCTCGGTGACCGCGGTGTGGATCTGATCGACGTGTCGACCGGCGGCAACGTGCACGCCGACATCCCGGTCGAACCCGGCTACCAGGTGGATTTCGCGCGATCGGTACACCGTGACTCGGGAATCGCCACCGCCGCAGTCGGACTGATCACCCAACCCGATCAGGCCGAGAAGATTGCGGGAGACGATGACATCAGCGCCGTGCTGCTGGCGCGGGCCGCGCTCCGTGAGCCGGCCTGGCCGCTGCGTGCCGCACACGAACTCGGTGTCGCGAGACAGGATGCCCCTTATCCCGACCAGTACACCCGGGGCGCCTGGCGCTGA
- a CDS encoding acyl-CoA dehydrogenase family protein encodes MDMMWSDADIAFRDEVREFLEANLTPELRAAGRLRTSVYSDHEASMAWQAILHERGWAAPAWPVEYGGCDWTLTQHYIFSRESVLAGAPALSPMGIRMVSHAIMAFGTKEQKDFFLPGILDGSVFFCQGYSEPEAGSDLASLSMAAVSDGDDLVVTGSKIWTTHAAEANWIFCLVRTSRQERKQQGITFVLIDMRSPGIEIQPLVMASGEQIQAQVFFDGVRVPKTNVLGTIDDGWTVAKYLLIFERGGGAVAPALQVMCEHIGERAATVTGPSGAPLIEEPAFAAKLADARIRAKVLEILEYRALAAMTSGGDAGSVASMLKILGTELSQHITELDLEAAGPHGRVYQPHAAVPGGPIAQYEPPADGYVSGETWQAVAPLHYLNDRAGSIYAGSNEIQRNILAKAALGLG; translated from the coding sequence ATGGACATGATGTGGTCGGACGCCGACATCGCATTCCGCGACGAGGTACGCGAATTCCTCGAAGCCAATCTCACGCCGGAGTTGCGCGCCGCCGGCCGCTTGCGCACCAGTGTGTATTCCGATCACGAGGCATCCATGGCCTGGCAGGCCATCCTGCACGAGCGCGGGTGGGCCGCGCCGGCATGGCCGGTCGAGTACGGCGGCTGCGACTGGACCCTCACCCAGCACTACATCTTCAGCCGTGAGTCCGTCCTCGCCGGCGCTCCTGCCCTGTCTCCCATGGGTATTCGCATGGTGTCGCACGCGATCATGGCGTTCGGGACCAAGGAGCAGAAGGACTTCTTCCTGCCCGGCATCCTCGACGGGAGCGTGTTCTTCTGTCAGGGCTACTCCGAGCCCGAGGCCGGTTCCGATCTCGCGTCGTTGTCGATGGCTGCGGTGAGCGACGGTGACGACCTGGTGGTCACCGGCAGCAAGATCTGGACCACCCACGCCGCGGAGGCCAACTGGATCTTCTGCCTGGTCCGGACGTCTCGGCAGGAGCGTAAGCAGCAGGGCATCACGTTCGTGCTCATCGACATGCGGTCGCCGGGAATCGAGATCCAGCCGCTGGTGATGGCGTCCGGCGAACAGATCCAGGCGCAGGTGTTCTTCGACGGCGTGCGGGTGCCGAAGACCAACGTGCTCGGCACCATCGACGACGGCTGGACCGTCGCCAAGTACCTGCTGATCTTCGAACGAGGCGGCGGCGCGGTGGCGCCCGCGCTGCAGGTCATGTGTGAACACATCGGCGAACGCGCGGCCACCGTCACCGGCCCGTCGGGAGCACCCCTCATCGAGGAGCCGGCGTTTGCCGCAAAACTCGCGGACGCCCGGATCCGGGCCAAGGTTCTCGAGATCCTCGAGTACCGCGCCCTCGCCGCGATGACTTCAGGCGGGGATGCCGGCTCGGTCGCGTCGATGCTGAAGATCCTCGGAACCGAACTGAGCCAACACATCACCGAACTCGATCTCGAGGCGGCCGGCCCGCACGGGCGCGTCTACCAGCCACATGCCGCCGTACCCGGCGGCCCGATCGCGCAGTACGAGCCACCTGCCGATGGCTATGTCAGCGGGGAGACCTGGCAGGCGGTTGCGCCGCTGCACTACCTCAACGACCGGGCGGGATCGATCTACGCGGGCAGCAACGAGATCCAGCGCAACATCCTCGCCAAAGCGGCACTCGGCCTCGGTTAG
- a CDS encoding AI-2E family transporter, which translates to MTVEQPEAEQMKGWSMPRGTIVLLSIAGLIVTVGGMKAVSGLVGPVFLALMLTVAVQPFPAWLRRKGCPTWLAFVVTLLAVYGILLALFGSLVFSIARLATILPEYSDKFQQLIDNFQKFLTDHGVSQEQVHNMISHIDPGKAIGYVGDVLESTVSVASALILVITVLLFMSADAISFDKRINVLRGQRADIATAFSSFARGTRSYLLVSTVFGLIVAVLDTGALWLLGVPLPILWGLLSFITNYIPNIGFVIGVIPPALLALLDGGVGQMLLVIVVYSAINIVIQSVIQPKFVGDAVGLSTTLTFLSLVFWAWVIGPLGAILAVPLTLMTKALLIDIDPSTRWVDVLLASSAPKDATTVVGPDSPANGGPPAEPTAAGGSGGPDSDDSGGDNSGGADSRGTTQPT; encoded by the coding sequence ATGACCGTTGAGCAACCCGAAGCCGAACAGATGAAGGGTTGGTCGATGCCTCGCGGCACGATTGTGCTGCTGTCGATCGCCGGTCTGATCGTCACCGTCGGCGGGATGAAGGCGGTCTCCGGCCTCGTGGGCCCGGTTTTCCTCGCGCTGATGCTGACCGTCGCCGTCCAGCCGTTTCCAGCATGGCTGCGACGCAAGGGCTGCCCGACGTGGCTCGCCTTTGTCGTGACCCTGCTCGCCGTCTACGGGATCTTGTTGGCGCTCTTCGGTTCCCTGGTCTTCTCCATCGCCAGGCTCGCGACGATCCTGCCGGAGTACTCCGACAAGTTCCAGCAGCTGATCGACAACTTCCAGAAGTTCCTCACCGACCACGGGGTGAGCCAGGAACAAGTCCACAACATGATCTCGCACATCGACCCGGGCAAGGCGATCGGCTACGTCGGCGACGTCCTCGAGAGCACGGTGTCGGTCGCCTCCGCGCTGATCCTGGTGATCACCGTGCTGCTGTTCATGTCCGCGGACGCCATCTCGTTCGACAAGCGAATCAACGTGCTACGCGGCCAACGAGCCGATATCGCAACGGCTTTCAGCAGTTTCGCACGCGGGACGCGCAGCTACCTGCTGGTCTCGACGGTGTTCGGATTGATCGTGGCGGTCCTCGACACCGGCGCGCTGTGGCTGCTCGGGGTGCCGCTGCCCATCCTGTGGGGCCTGTTGTCGTTCATCACCAACTACATACCCAACATCGGTTTCGTCATCGGCGTGATCCCGCCCGCCCTTCTGGCCCTGCTCGACGGCGGCGTCGGACAGATGCTGCTGGTGATCGTCGTCTACAGCGCGATCAACATCGTCATCCAATCGGTGATCCAGCCGAAGTTCGTCGGTGACGCGGTGGGCCTGTCCACCACGCTCACCTTCCTGTCGTTGGTCTTCTGGGCCTGGGTGATCGGGCCACTCGGCGCGATCCTCGCGGTACCGCTCACCCTGATGACGAAGGCGCTGTTGATCGACATCGACCCCTCCACCCGTTGGGTCGACGTCCTGCTCGCGTCGAGTGCACCCAAGGACGCCACCACCGTCGTGGGACCGGACTCGCCGGCGAACGGCGGCCCACCGGCCGAGCCGACGGCGGCAGGTGGCTCAGGCGGACCGGACAGCGACGACTCGGGCGGCGACAACTCGGGCGGCGCCGATTCCCGCGGGACTACTCAGCCCACCTGA
- a CDS encoding acyl-CoA dehydrogenase family protein encodes MDFTLTPEQQLLRDGLTKFLAARYDLTASRDAAKVGTGWQPEIWRSFAEELGVIGACLPESVGGDDGGPEELMVVTEALGYALVIEPFVDSVVLGARLLERTGDEHALAAAATIAAGTGVSALATIEDGSGGMLNHVATRAERSDDGWILNGAKAVVTSAPIADHLIITARTAGDVRDRDGLSLFLVALGDGVPDGMTMHTVRTIDDRRAADLTFTDLRLDAGALIGPEGAALPLLERAWDEATAAVVSEAVGAMRKVLDDTIEYAKQRQQFGAPIGSFQALQHRMVDMYIELEQAVAAQYYAILTLDAPAAERAAAVSAAKVTISRAARFIGQNAVQLHGGMGMTEELAIGHFFRRLTAIEYEFGSSDAHVARYAAVTRS; translated from the coding sequence ATGGATTTCACACTCACCCCTGAACAGCAACTGCTTCGCGACGGGCTCACCAAGTTCCTCGCCGCCCGCTACGACCTGACGGCGAGCCGGGACGCGGCCAAGGTCGGCACCGGTTGGCAACCCGAGATCTGGCGTTCGTTCGCCGAGGAACTCGGCGTCATCGGGGCCTGTCTTCCCGAATCCGTCGGCGGCGACGACGGCGGCCCGGAAGAACTGATGGTGGTCACCGAGGCGCTGGGCTATGCACTGGTCATCGAACCGTTCGTCGATTCCGTCGTGCTCGGGGCCCGACTGCTCGAACGTACCGGCGACGAGCACGCACTCGCCGCCGCCGCAACGATCGCGGCAGGCACCGGCGTATCGGCACTCGCCACGATCGAAGACGGCTCGGGCGGCATGCTCAACCACGTCGCCACCCGGGCAGAACGGTCCGACGACGGCTGGATCCTCAACGGCGCCAAGGCAGTGGTGACATCCGCGCCGATCGCCGACCACCTGATCATCACGGCACGGACCGCGGGCGACGTCCGTGACCGGGACGGCTTGTCGCTGTTCCTCGTCGCGCTCGGCGACGGCGTCCCGGACGGCATGACCATGCACACGGTCCGCACGATCGATGATCGGCGGGCCGCCGACCTGACGTTCACCGACCTTCGACTCGACGCCGGTGCGCTCATCGGCCCGGAGGGGGCCGCACTGCCCCTCCTCGAACGGGCGTGGGACGAGGCGACCGCGGCGGTGGTCTCCGAGGCGGTCGGCGCGATGCGGAAGGTCCTCGACGACACGATCGAGTACGCGAAGCAGCGCCAGCAGTTCGGGGCCCCGATCGGGAGCTTCCAGGCACTGCAGCACCGGATGGTCGACATGTACATCGAACTCGAACAGGCCGTGGCCGCACAGTATTACGCGATCCTCACGCTCGACGCGCCGGCGGCCGAGCGAGCGGCCGCGGTGTCGGCGGCCAAGGTGACGATCAGTCGTGCGGCCCGCTTCATCGGACAGAACGCCGTTCAGCTCCATGGCGGCATGGGCATGACCGAGGAGTTGGCCATCGGCCACTTCTTCCGTCGGCTGACCGCGATCGAGTACGAATTCGGCTCGTCCGATGCGCACGTGGCGCGCTATGCCGCCGTGACGCGCAGCTGA
- a CDS encoding BTAD domain-containing putative transcriptional regulator, with protein MFVEVSDPHIPVRVLGPLSVTAADGTLIPMTARKHAELLTILTVERSPCSPERIADALWRGHPPRSAAGTLQGYISRLRKQLAPTGSVRIDTEPAGYVLRCDGAATDLDLLDKLAQEGLQALRSDPAAGAELLCRALDLWRGDPLVEIADIADYEPELVRLDAMRSDLVESAAEAFRALGEHRRAIAMLTPMRTRHPYREGAARTLARALRDDGRTVDAIDTLRRLRRTLSVELGLDPSADTVALEAELLAPARVPAGDRSTAPVSGRPALIGRTSEAAVLDRVWDAGTARPAGALVFGASGIGKTALAEDLVARHLAIARRFIGRPIGDARAFAAIDELFGRRTEAIGVSAVADDMSAQIWSDIHAHGRSVFLLDDVQHLDVDSARLLARVWSGMPRAAVTVVVTGRSPEDPCAQIISAALRRHGLVTELTLGELATAEIRLVVDRRFENLGVTPMVDRDELAAHGFGNPLIANQICDAVALGATPDLRHPVRTAVAARLDELSTEGETLMRILAASGGRVRPRVLAELACARPATVDELRSLGLAEVSADGTLCVPHDRVREAALARASRSERISAHAVIAAALETACPEDRESIAVHRAESADDHHSAAYAARCCRDAAQRALDSDADHRALELARRGLAVGPDDDGLVVDLNRIAGSAATRIGDFDTATEAFESAARVSRHRRDWSALADTALLSSPQGVAGYWSGFGVVQSTHPPLVREALAHSEELDARVAARLRAGEAARLTVLGMPGAREQLAAAQLATGSDAAVDYEITLADFLLRWEPTTLEERRTIAGALETLSGGDVLRRATALHLQRVCALEAGDLRLTRRLSHEFARSVGSRDGTDLHTMQLWWQVMLALLRGDYPASRALTERFAAIVGDLSERARMLAEASVATSRSIEAWHHGELASMLPEFDTLIDEVDDDFALVIALGSAEAGDHDRALRLATELTSDAASWSGSRVVARVPLLVETLFALSRSRDHAMAAREICRRLEHLVTHWSSGLIVQWPGLVCLGPAVLYRGTAASILGRDGTPDLREAVRVARDAGALPYEARARRRLDQLAGATA; from the coding sequence GTGTTCGTGGAAGTCTCCGATCCGCACATCCCCGTCCGGGTTCTCGGCCCTCTGTCGGTCACCGCGGCCGACGGCACCCTCATCCCGATGACCGCTCGCAAACATGCGGAGCTGTTGACCATCCTCACCGTCGAACGCAGCCCGTGCTCGCCGGAGCGTATCGCCGACGCACTATGGCGCGGCCATCCGCCACGTTCTGCGGCCGGGACCCTCCAGGGATACATCTCTCGGCTCCGAAAACAACTCGCCCCGACCGGATCGGTGCGGATCGACACCGAACCCGCCGGCTACGTCCTTCGATGTGACGGTGCCGCCACCGATCTCGACCTCCTCGACAAGCTCGCCCAGGAAGGTCTGCAGGCGCTGCGGTCCGACCCGGCCGCGGGTGCGGAGCTCCTCTGCCGGGCGCTCGATCTGTGGCGGGGGGACCCGCTGGTCGAGATCGCCGACATCGCCGACTACGAACCAGAACTCGTGCGACTGGACGCGATGCGTTCCGATCTGGTCGAGTCGGCGGCCGAAGCCTTCCGCGCGCTGGGCGAACATCGACGCGCCATCGCGATGCTGACCCCGATGCGTACCCGTCATCCGTACCGCGAAGGTGCCGCCCGCACTCTGGCGCGTGCGCTACGCGACGACGGCCGTACCGTCGACGCGATCGACACGCTCCGCCGGTTGCGACGAACGCTGTCCGTCGAGCTCGGCCTCGACCCGTCCGCGGACACCGTCGCGCTCGAAGCCGAACTGCTCGCCCCGGCGCGCGTCCCCGCCGGCGACCGAAGCACCGCCCCGGTCTCCGGTCGGCCCGCGCTCATCGGGAGGACATCCGAGGCAGCCGTCCTCGATCGGGTCTGGGACGCCGGCACGGCACGGCCCGCCGGAGCGCTGGTATTCGGCGCGTCGGGAATCGGGAAGACAGCGCTCGCCGAGGATCTCGTCGCCCGTCACCTGGCGATCGCACGCCGGTTCATCGGTCGGCCGATCGGTGACGCCCGGGCGTTTGCGGCGATCGACGAGCTGTTCGGCCGCCGCACGGAGGCGATCGGAGTGAGTGCTGTCGCCGACGACATGTCCGCGCAGATATGGTCCGACATCCATGCCCACGGGCGGTCGGTGTTCCTGCTGGACGATGTGCAGCATCTCGACGTCGACTCCGCCCGGTTGCTGGCTCGCGTGTGGTCCGGGATGCCACGCGCGGCGGTCACCGTGGTGGTCACCGGCCGCAGCCCCGAGGACCCATGCGCACAGATCATCAGTGCAGCGCTCCGCCGACACGGGCTCGTGACAGAGCTGACGCTCGGCGAACTCGCCACCGCCGAGATTCGTCTGGTGGTGGACAGGAGATTCGAGAACCTGGGCGTCACACCGATGGTCGATCGTGACGAACTCGCCGCGCATGGTTTCGGCAACCCCCTCATCGCGAATCAGATCTGCGATGCGGTGGCGCTGGGCGCCACGCCGGATCTCCGACATCCGGTCCGCACCGCGGTGGCAGCACGACTCGATGAGCTCTCCACCGAGGGAGAAACGCTGATGAGGATCCTCGCGGCATCCGGCGGACGGGTACGCCCGCGAGTCCTCGCCGAGCTCGCCTGCGCACGGCCGGCAACCGTGGACGAGTTGCGCAGCCTCGGACTGGCCGAAGTCTCCGCCGACGGGACACTCTGCGTTCCCCACGACCGGGTGCGTGAGGCAGCGCTCGCCAGGGCCTCCCGGAGCGAACGCATCAGTGCCCATGCCGTTATCGCGGCCGCCCTCGAAACCGCCTGCCCCGAGGACCGGGAGTCGATCGCCGTACACCGTGCCGAATCCGCCGACGACCACCATTCCGCGGCATACGCGGCGCGGTGTTGCCGGGATGCCGCACAGAGGGCGCTCGATTCGGACGCCGATCATCGAGCGTTGGAACTCGCCCGCCGCGGTCTCGCGGTGGGCCCCGACGACGACGGCTTGGTCGTCGATCTCAACCGGATCGCCGGGTCGGCGGCTACTCGGATCGGCGATTTCGACACGGCCACAGAGGCATTCGAATCCGCCGCGCGGGTGAGTCGACATCGTCGGGACTGGTCTGCACTCGCCGACACCGCGCTGCTGTCATCTCCCCAGGGGGTGGCGGGCTACTGGTCGGGGTTCGGTGTGGTCCAGTCGACGCATCCACCACTGGTACGAGAGGCGCTGGCACACAGCGAGGAACTCGACGCGCGTGTCGCCGCACGCCTGCGGGCCGGTGAGGCGGCACGGCTGACCGTGCTGGGCATGCCGGGTGCACGGGAGCAACTGGCCGCCGCCCAGCTCGCGACCGGTTCGGATGCCGCGGTCGACTACGAGATCACGCTCGCCGACTTCCTGCTCAGATGGGAGCCGACGACTCTCGAGGAGAGACGCACGATCGCCGGGGCGCTCGAGACGTTGTCTGGCGGAGACGTGCTCCGGCGTGCGACCGCACTACATCTGCAGCGCGTGTGTGCCCTCGAAGCCGGCGATCTCCGGTTGACCCGCAGGCTCTCGCACGAGTTCGCACGATCGGTCGGCAGCCGCGACGGTACGGATCTGCACACCATGCAGTTGTGGTGGCAGGTGATGCTCGCACTCCTGCGCGGCGATTACCCCGCGAGTCGAGCGCTCACCGAACGATTCGCCGCCATCGTCGGCGACCTGTCCGAACGTGCACGGATGCTCGCCGAGGCATCGGTGGCCACGAGTCGGTCGATCGAGGCGTGGCACCACGGCGAGCTCGCGTCGATGTTGCCGGAATTCGACACGCTGATCGACGAGGTCGACGACGACTTCGCGCTCGTGATCGCTCTCGGTTCAGCCGAGGCCGGCGATCACGACCGCGCGCTCCGTCTCGCCACCGAGCTCACGTCCGACGCGGCGAGCTGGAGCGGTTCCCGTGTCGTGGCGCGCGTCCCCCTTCTCGTCGAAACCCTCTTCGCGCTCTCCAGAAGTCGTGACCACGCGATGGCGGCACGCGAGATCTGTCGCCGCCTCGAACACCTCGTGACCCACTGGTCGTCGGGGCTCATCGTCCAATGGCCGGGGCTGGTGTGCCTGGGACCGGCGGTGTTGTACCGGGGCACGGCGGCTTCGATCCTCGGGCGAGACGGCACCCCCGACCTCCGCGAGGCGGTGCGGGTGGCGCGTGACGCGGGGGCGCTCCCCTACGAGGCCCGCGCCCGACGCCGCCTCGACCAACTGGCGGGCGCCACGGCGTGA
- a CDS encoding YiaA/YiaB family inner membrane protein translates to MSTSNELPQTVTTAAFYAQAAIAFGVSLATAIVGILYLPLDPWQRGFLAITLLFLTSSTFTLAKVVRDRQEQTTVRARLDEARMDKIMADHDPFNRVA, encoded by the coding sequence ATGAGCACCTCAAACGAACTTCCCCAGACCGTCACCACCGCCGCGTTCTACGCCCAGGCCGCTATCGCCTTCGGGGTGAGCCTTGCGACCGCGATCGTCGGCATCCTCTACCTTCCCCTCGATCCCTGGCAACGAGGCTTCCTCGCGATCACTCTCCTGTTCCTGACATCGAGCACGTTCACACTCGCCAAGGTGGTCCGTGATCGCCAAGAGCAGACGACGGTCCGTGCCCGGCTCGACGAGGCCAGGATGGACAAGATCATGGCCGACCACGATCCGTTCAACCGCGTTGCCTGA